The sequence GAGTGGCGAGTCAACTTTCCGTTTCGCATTTACATCGAGGATTCGTTCCGGCGATGGACGCGGCGGTACAAAGGATTTGGCCCGGATGTAACGCCCTTCCACGACAACGCGCCGCGGGCAAGCTGGGAGCATTGCGCCTGCCGTTTCGCCCGGCAGCTCTTTCGCGGCAAGTTGTGGAAGTGCTCGACGATCGCGTATCTTCAATTGCAAAAAGAGGCGCATCCGGAAATCTCTTCGGCGTGGGATCCGTATTTAGCCTACGAGCCTCTCGACCCGTCGTGCAGCGACGCGGAACTGGTCGCGTTTCTGCGCCGCGAGGACGAGGCGATCTGTAATATGTGCCCTGCCAGTCCCGAACGCTTTGCCAAGCCGTCGCCGCTGGTTCCGGTTCAACGGCTGCTTAAGAACTTACGAGAGGATCGCCTGACAAATCCAAGGCACGGCTCCCTCGTGCCCGCCGACTCCCAGGGGGAGATCGAAAGCTGAAAGTCCGCGCCGGGATATGTATGGCCACAATCTTGCTCGTTTGGGAAATGGGGGGCGGGATGGGGCATCTCGTCAAGCTCCAGCCGTTGGCGTTGGAATTGGCACGCCGCGGGCATCGCGTATTTCTCGCGCTCCGCGACTTATCGCGAGCCAAACACCTCTTCCCAGCGGATGACCTTACGTTCTTGCAGGCGCCATACAAGAACGACGCCCGCCACGCGATCGAACCTGCTTTCACGTTCGCTCAGATTCTCCATAACTCCGGTTTCGGCGACCCGGATGAATTGGCTGCACTCGTCGGCGCTTGGCAGTTCATTTATCGCCACGTCGCCCCTGATCTGATCGTCTTCGATCACAGCCCGATGGCGATGCTCGCAGCCCAGACTTGTCGTGCTCGCAAGCTGCTCCTCTGCACCGGCTTCGCCTGCCCCGTAGATGAAGCTCCGCTCCGGAATTTGCGACCTTGGATGAACCCCGATGCCGGCCAACTCCGGACCGACGAGGCGCGTGTGCTTGCGAACATGAACCACGTCTTGGCGACGTTCTCGGGCCTGCTCCTTGACCGAGTTTCCCAGTTGTTCCACCGTGTGGACAGCACCTTTCTGGCAACGCTTCCGGAGTTGGATCATTATCCGGACCGAGTCAACGGCAATTACGTGGGGATTTGGCCCGCAGTGGAATGCACTGCAAAGCGCCCAGAATGGCCTTCGAGCAGCGGTAAGAGAATCTTCGCATATCTCAAGCCCTTCGTCGCGCTGCCCGACTTGCTGCGTTTGTTCGGCAACCTTCCGCATTCGATTCTCGTCCACGGCGACGGACTGAATCGTCAAGTCTGCGCCCGGTTTCAGGCGCCGAATATGCGTTTCGAAGAGCAGCCCTTGAATCTCGCGCAGGTCCGCGAGGATTGCGATCTCGCAATACTGAACGGCGGGCACAGTTCGACTGTGGAAATGCTGCTGGCTCGCAAACCCGTATTCGTGATCCCGCTTTATCTCGAACAGACGTTGACGGGCCACGCCGTGGCCAAACTTGGCGCGGGAATCTGCGAGTCTCCCAAGAATGCGCAACAATTTGCGACCCAATTGCAATCAATGCTCGCCGACGACGGCTACCGCCAAGCCGCCGCAAGCTTCGCGGCCAAATACCGCGACGTCGATCGAACATGCAAACTCCACGCCTTAATCGACCACGCAGAGACTTTAGCGACCCGGCGATAGTGGCGGCGTGTGAGGCGTTCCTCACGGCGGAGCGTGAGGAGCACACTTTCGCTGCTCGCCAGCCACGAGCCGATTCGATCCCAAACCCGCCTCCGGAGAGGGGGACAGTCCCCGGCGGTTTTAGGCCCGAATTTGCTGGGGCCAAATAAAATCAGTCCGGGTGGCCCGCAATGGGCCAGCACCGGACTGTAATCCCCCCTGGGAATATGCGCTGAAGGATGCCCGCCGTGGCTGCTAGCGTGCGGCGCTATTGGTTTCGGTCCCCAGGGTTGATTTTCGCTCGCCTCATTATTCCCGTGCGAAATGATATCGGCCAGCGTTGCCGGTTCTCTTTGGCAATATTTGCCGGTTGCAACGATTCCTGTCGCTGTGGTAAGAATTCCCGCCTTTGGGCTCATCAACCTTGACGATCAGGCCGATTTGGAGGGGAGTGAAAAGGGGGATTCTCTCGGCAAGGAAGCACGACCGTGAACAAGCTCAACGCTTGGCTATCTATCCTGTTTCGTTCGCCTATCTTCTGGGGCGGACTGCTCTCGGCGCTATACTACGGCGGCATTGAATCCGGAGTCGTCAGGAACCCGTTTCTGCTGCGGTTCACGGCGGGACATTTCGTCGAGCACGTCGTGACGATGGTGTTCTTCGTCGGCAGCGCGGCGCTCGTGTTGAAAGGACTTGAAGTTCACGCGCAGCGCCGCGTTCCCGCGGGATCGCTGCTCGGACCGATCCCGTTCGGCGGCCAGACGGTGGACGACGCAGCCCGGCTGGCGGCCGAACTCGATCGCGCCCCGTCGAATCTGCAGCGTGGCTACTTGCTCCGCCGCTTGCGCGACGCGCTCGATCACATCATGCGGAGCGGCAATGCCGATTCGCTGGACACTGAGATCAAGTATCTCTCCGATCTCGATGCGGTTCGCGCCCAGCATGGCTACGCGCTAGTGCGCGTGATCATCTGGTCGATCCCGATCATGGGTCTGTTGGGCACGGTGATCGGCATCACGGGGGCATTTGCGAACTTGGTGTTTCGCGACGGCAAGCTCGACGACGCCTCGCTCCCCCAGGTGCTGGCCGGCTTGAAGGTGGCGTTCGACACGACCGGCATGGCCCTGTCGCTTTGCATGGCGCTGATGTTCGTGCAGTATTTCGTCGACCGGCTCGAATCGCAATTGCTTACGGAGGTCGACGCCCGAACGAACACCGAGTTGAAAGGCCGCTTTCAATCGAGCACGCTGGGGACCGATCCGCAGCTTGGGCCGATCCGGCGGATGGTCGAAGCGGTGCTGAAATCGAACGATCGCCTCGTCACGCGACAGGTCGAGATCTGGCGGCAATCGATGGACGCGGCCGAATCGAAGTTCGGCCAATTGGCCGCGTCGAGTGGCCAGCAATTGGAGTCGGCGCTCGCCGGGGCCTTGGACCAAACCCTCAAGGCGCATGCCGCGGCCGTTGCCGCCGCCGCGCAGAGTCACGCCGCGCAGAACGAGCGGCATTGGGGGCAAGTGCAGCAATCGCTCGTGCAGGCCGCCGAAGCCGCTTCGCGACAGCAGGCCGAATTGGCCAAGCAAGCGGAGATCCTGCTGAAGGTGGTCGAGGCGACCGGCCAGGTCACGCGATTGGAAGATGCGCTCAACCATAATCTCGCGGCACTGGGAGGTTCGCGGAACTTTGAAGAGACGCTCGTCGCCCTGGGGGCCGCGGTGCAGCTCTTGAGCGCTCGGCTCGCCCAAGGAACCGGCGACGTCCGGCCGATCGCGCTGGCCAAACCGAAACGGGTGGAAAAGGCGGCATGAGACGTTCCGCGACGCCGCACAATCCGGGTGTCTCGCTCTTCCCCTTCCTTGCGGTGCTCATCTGCACGATGGGGGTGATGATGCTGCTATTGGTGGTCTGCAACCGGCCGGGCGCCGACGACGACGGCGCGGCAGGCAACGGCTCTTCGCCTTCGGCCGCGACCGAAGCCCTGGTCGCCGCCGCCCGCGACGCACTTTCCGGAAAGATTGCCGACCTCGAAACGGCCCGCAAATCAACCGAAGCCGACCTGACTGACCGGCGCGTCCAATTGAGCGCCGAGGAACAGCGCATCCGCAAACTGTTGGACGATTGGAATTCAATTCAGTCTGCCACGGCGAACCTCGAACAGGTCGAACATGCCAAGGGCGAGGCATTGCATCTGACGGAATCGCAAATCGCGCAGCTTGAGCAAGCTGTCAAGCGTGCTAGAGAACAGGCTGCGCTGGCGGCCGAGCGGGCCCGCAATGCACAGCCGTCGTTTGCGATCGTCCCATACGAAGGACCGAACGGCACTCGCCGCCGTCCGATTTATATCGAATGCGGTCCCGATCGCATTACGTTGCAGCCCGAAGGAGTCGTGCTCACGATCGAGGACTTCGCCGGCCCGGACGGACCTGGAAATCCGCTGGTGACGGTTTTGCGCGGCATTCGCGACTATCTGGCCGCCGGCAGTGCAGCGGGCCACCCGCAAGGCGAGCCGTATCCGCTGCTGATCGTCCGGCCGGATGGGATCGAACTGTTCTATCACGCGCGGCAGGCCATGGCCTCGTGGGCCACCGAGTTCGGCTACGAGTTGATCGAGCAAGATCGCAAGCTTGCCTATCCGCCACCGAATCCGCAATTGGCTCAGATCGAACAGACGGCGCTCGCCGACGCGCGGGCCCGCTACGCCTGGTTCGCCAATACGCGCACCGGACGGAAAGAGGCAACCGGCGCGCGCCCCATGTATCGCGCATCCGTGACCGGCGGCGGAATCGTTCGCGAAGGAGGCGCGTCGCCTGACAGCGAAGGAGGCGTAGCCACGAACGACGCGCCGCCACCGGGCCAGGGATCGGGGGCCGCAGGTCCGAGGTCAGGATTAGGAGGCCCAACGTCAGCGTTCGGAGGTCCATCGTCGGGATTCGGGAACTCTGGCGGTGGTGGCTTCGGCGATCCACGTTTAGCCGCGAGCCAACAGCCGAGCGCGGCGGGCGCGCCGACCACAGCGTTTAGCGGACTCAACGGCGCATATCATTCATCGGGAAGTTCATCTACCGCCGGATTTGGTGGTAGCCCGCCCGGAGCCGGCGACGTCTTCGGGGCCACCGGCACCGCGGGCGGAGCATTCAAGAGCGGACCCGAAGGCAGCACTTTTGCGGGAAGTGGCGATGCCAACGGCTTGCCCAGCGGCAGCCTCTCGCCTGGCGCAAATGGCGCGGCTGGCGCCAGCGCTGCGGGCGGAGCACTTAAGGGCGGACCTGAAGGCGGTATGTTTACAGGATCCAGTGCTGCCAGCGGAGCGCCTGCCGGCAACATTGCACCTCCTGGCTATGTCGCTGGCGGCAATCCCAGCGGAAGCGAGGTCGCCGGCGGCGCGGTGGGAAGCGAAGGCACCGGCGGCGACGGGCATGTTGCCGGGGGTATCGGCGGCAGCGCAAACGGCAGTATCGGTAGCAGCGGCGCTGGGAGCGGCTCGGCAGGAAATGGCGGCGGTTCGGCCGACGGAGGCGACGGCATGTCGGGCGGTGGAGTCAGCATCACGATGAACGATGA comes from Pirellulales bacterium and encodes:
- a CDS encoding MotA/TolQ/ExbB proton channel family protein, coding for MNKLNAWLSILFRSPIFWGGLLSALYYGGIESGVVRNPFLLRFTAGHFVEHVVTMVFFVGSAALVLKGLEVHAQRRVPAGSLLGPIPFGGQTVDDAARLAAELDRAPSNLQRGYLLRRLRDALDHIMRSGNADSLDTEIKYLSDLDAVRAQHGYALVRVIIWSIPIMGLLGTVIGITGAFANLVFRDGKLDDASLPQVLAGLKVAFDTTGMALSLCMALMFVQYFVDRLESQLLTEVDARTNTELKGRFQSSTLGTDPQLGPIRRMVEAVLKSNDRLVTRQVEIWRQSMDAAESKFGQLAASSGQQLESALAGALDQTLKAHAAAVAAAAQSHAAQNERHWGQVQQSLVQAAEAASRQQAELAKQAEILLKVVEATGQVTRLEDALNHNLAALGGSRNFEETLVALGAAVQLLSARLAQGTGDVRPIALAKPKRVEKAA
- a CDS encoding radical SAM protein, whose protein sequence is MIRLNRLEIQVANACNLTCESCSHFSNSGHRGVLSLAEAEAWMEAWHCRLLPGDFCLLGGEPTINPKLTEMVYLAKEKWPYSRLRLITNGFFLHKHPNLPAALSETGAILCLTIHHRSPEYLQHVAGISKLLNEWRVNFPFRIYIEDSFRRWTRRYKGFGPDVTPFHDNAPRASWEHCACRFARQLFRGKLWKCSTIAYLQLQKEAHPEISSAWDPYLAYEPLDPSCSDAELVAFLRREDEAICNMCPASPERFAKPSPLVPVQRLLKNLREDRLTNPRHGSLVPADSQGEIES